A window from Pseudooceanicola algae encodes these proteins:
- the thyX gene encoding FAD-dependent thymidylate synthase → MPLSPEQQAEIDALRAEPMPTLRATVPGIEAHLYKAVPLLDHGFVRVIDYMGDDSAICQAARVSYGKGTKSVQNDEGLIRYLMRHWHSTPFEMCELKLHVKLPVFVARQWIRHRTANVNEYSARYSILDREFYIPEPDALAAQSAINNQGRGEALQGEEAARVLEWLKTDAMRSYDHYAEMISQDGQQGLARELARMNLPANIYTQWYWKVDLHNLFHFLRLRADSHAQYEIRVYADEICKLVADWVPFAYKAFEDYRLGAVTMSAQMVDCLRRMLAGEEVTEENCEMSKREFREFKAMLG, encoded by the coding sequence ATGCCGCTTTCCCCCGAACAGCAGGCCGAAATCGACGCCTTGCGGGCCGAACCGATGCCCACCCTGCGCGCCACCGTGCCGGGGATCGAGGCGCATCTTTACAAGGCGGTGCCGCTGCTCGACCATGGGTTCGTGCGGGTCATCGACTACATGGGCGACGATTCCGCGATCTGTCAGGCGGCGCGGGTGTCCTACGGCAAGGGCACCAAGTCGGTGCAGAACGACGAAGGGCTGATCCGTTACCTGATGCGGCACTGGCATTCGACCCCCTTCGAGATGTGCGAGCTGAAGCTGCACGTGAAACTGCCGGTCTTCGTCGCGCGCCAGTGGATCCGCCACCGCACGGCCAATGTGAACGAATATTCCGCGCGCTATTCGATCCTCGACCGGGAATTCTACATTCCTGAACCCGATGCCCTGGCCGCGCAGTCGGCGATCAACAACCAGGGGCGCGGCGAGGCATTGCAAGGCGAAGAGGCCGCCCGCGTGCTGGAATGGCTGAAGACCGACGCGATGCGCAGCTATGACCACTACGCCGAGATGATTTCCCAGGACGGCCAGCAGGGTCTTGCGCGCGAACTGGCGCGAATGAACCTGCCGGCGAATATCTATACACAATGGTACTGGAAGGTCGATCTGCACAACCTGTTCCATTTCCTGCGCCTGCGCGCGGATTCCCATGCGCAATACGAGATCCGCGTCTATGCGGATGAGATCTGCAAGCTGGTCGCCGATTGGGTCCCCTTCGCCTACAAGGCCTTCGAGGATTACCGCCTGGGCGCGGTCACCATGTCGGCCCAGATGGTCGATTGCCTGCGTCGGATGCTGGCCGGTGAAGAGGTCACCGAAGAAAACTGCGAGATGAGCAAGCGCGAGTTCCGCGAATTCAAGGCGATGCTCGGCTAG
- a CDS encoding DUF2177 family protein translates to MQILTLYLSTAILFLGLDAVMLKLVMRPLFEARLGNQLLEDPRLGPAGIFYLFYVAGLLWFVSLPALAEGGMARAFWGGALLGAMAYGTYEFTNFATLRAWDWRMVMVDLTWGTLLTGLSAALGVGLVGRLFP, encoded by the coding sequence ATGCAGATCCTGACCCTATATCTATCCACGGCCATCCTTTTTCTTGGTCTTGATGCCGTGATGCTGAAACTGGTCATGCGACCCTTGTTCGAGGCCCGTCTCGGCAATCAGCTTCTGGAGGATCCCAGGCTCGGTCCGGCGGGGATCTTCTACCTGTTCTATGTGGCCGGGCTGCTGTGGTTCGTGTCGCTGCCCGCCTTGGCCGAAGGTGGCATGGCGCGGGCCTTCTGGGGTGGGGCGCTGCTGGGGGCCATGGCCTATGGCACCTACGAGTTCACCAATTTCGCGACGCTGCGGGCCTGGGACTGGCGCATGGTGATGGTCGATCTGACCTGGGGCACGTTGTTGACCGGCCTGTCGGCAGCCCTTGGTGTCGGCCTGGTGGGGCGGTTGTTCCCCTGA